One window of Serinus canaria isolate serCan28SL12 chromosome 3, serCan2020, whole genome shotgun sequence genomic DNA carries:
- the NDUFAF7 gene encoding protein arginine methyltransferase NDUFAF7, mitochondrial — MVLPLARRALLAGRRRLPCPAAAPHALAAAARLCSGAGGEAEAAGGDGAMLQHLARKLRASGPVTVAEYMREALTNPGQGYYTRRGGVGESGDFITSPEISQVFGELIGIWYISEWMAMGKPSTFQLVELGPGRGTLTEDILRVFQQLASVLSKCDVSVHLVEVSPKLSEIQAVMLTGGKVQPSPEDESAYMKGISKTGIPIFWYRDIQDVPPGYSFYLAHEFFDALPIHKFQRTEKGWREVLVDIDPEVPDQLRFVLSPSRTPATQNFIQPEETRDHVEVCPEAGVIVQRLASRIEKDGGAALVADYGHDGTKTDTFRGFRNHKLHDVLSAPGTADLTADVDFSYLRKMARGKTATLGPIKQREFLKNMGIDLRLQVLLQNSGDTATREQLLHSYDMLMNPEKMGDCFNFFALLPHQRLAHPDKKDKPESKSPLPPVAGFNELLLK; from the exons ATGGTGTTGCCGCTCGCGCGCCGCGCGCTCCTGGCGGGCCGCCGGCGGCTCCCCTgtcccgccgccgctccccaCG CtctggcggcggcggcgcggctcTGCTCGGGCGCGGGGGGCGAGGCGGAGGCGGCCGGCGGGGACGGGGCGATGCTGCAGCACCTGGCGCGCAAGCTGCGGGCCAGCGGGCCGGTCACGGTGGCCGAGTACATGCGGGAGGCGCTCACCAACCCCGGCCAg GGTTACTACACGCGGCGCGGCGGCGTCGGCGAGAGCGGGGACTTCATCACCTCGCCCGAAATAAGCCAGGTGTTCGGAGAG TTAATAGGAATATGGTACATTAGTGAATGGATGGCCATGGGCAAACCGAGCACCTTCCAGCTGGTGGAGCTGGGCCCAGGGAGGGGCACCCTCACCGAGGATATATTGCGG GTCTTCCAGCAGCTCGCCTCTGTTCTTAGTAAATGTGATGTCTCTGTTCATCTGGTAGAAGTGAGCCCCAAACTCAGTGAGATCCAAGCAGTGATGCTGACAGGAGGGAAGGTGCAGCCAAGCCCTGAGGATGAGTCTGCTTATATGAAAGGCATTAGCAAGACTGGAATTCCCATTTTTTGGTACAGAGACATTCAAGATGTGCCACCAG GTTACAGCTTTTATCTAGCACATGAGTTCTTTGATGCCCTGCCAATACATAAGTTTCAG CGAACAGAGAAAGGCTGGCGTGAGGTGCTGGTTGATATTGACCCAGAAGTTCCTGACCAGCTGCGGTTTGTCCTGTCACCATCCAGGACCCCTGCAACACAAAACTTTATTCAG CCAGAAGAAACAAGAGACCATGTGGAAGTGTGTCCTGAGGCTGGTGTCATTGTGCAGAGGCTGGCCTCTCGGATAGAGAAGGATGGTGGGGCTGCTCTGGTCGCAGATTACGGCCACGATGGAACCAAAACTGACACATTCCGG GGTTTCCGGAATCACAAACTTCACGATGTGCTGAGTGCTCCAGGTACAGCAGACCTGACAGCAGATGTTGATTTCAGCTACCTTCGAAAGATGGCACGGGGAAAAACAGCTACGTTAGGCCCTATAAAACAGAGGGAGTTTTTAAAGAACATGGGCATTGACCTCCGACTGCAG gtgctCTTGCAGAATTCAGGTGACACAGCAACTCGTGAGCAGTTACTTCACAGCTATGATATGCTGATGAATCCCGAGAAGATGGGGgactgttttaatttctttgcccTGCTGCCTCACCAAAGACTTGCACATCCTGACAAGAAAGATAAGCCAGAATCAAAGTCTCCCCTACCACCCGTTGCTGGATTTAATGAACTGTTACTAAAGTAA